The Ictalurus furcatus strain D&B chromosome 5, Billie_1.0, whole genome shotgun sequence genome includes a region encoding these proteins:
- the seta gene encoding SET nuclear proto-oncogene a isoform X1, with translation MSYVQIKKNKTTTLFICVCALYSLKEHVLPSRNSFFHNYESLLDIYRREKEQQEAIEHIDEVQNEIDRLNEQASEEILKVEQKYNKLRQPYFQKRSELIAKIPNFWVTTFVNHPQVSALLGEEDEEALHYLTRVEVTEFEDIKSGYRIDFYFDENMYFENKVLSKEIHLNESGDPTPKSTEIKWKPGKDLTNRSSQPQSKAGKKRQHEEPESFFTWFTDHSDSGADELGEVIKDDIWPNPLQYYLVPDMEDEEGEGEDEDEEGLEDIDEEGEEDGEEDDGEDDDGEDD, from the exons ATGTCATAtgttcagataaaaaaaaacaaaacaacaactttatttatttgtgtatgcgCTCTGTATTCTTTAAAGGAACATGTGTTGCCTTCACGGAACAGTTTTTTTCATAATTATGAATCTCTGTTGGATATATATCGTCGAG AAAAAGAGCAACAGGAAGCTATTGAGCATATTGATGAAGTACAGAATGAAATTGACAG ACTGAATGAACAGGCCAGTGAGGAAATCCTCAAAGTCGAGCAAAAATACAACAAGCTTCGTCAGCCATATTTTCAGAAGAGGTCAGAACTCATTGCCAAAATTCCCAACTTTTGGGTCACTACATTCGTGAATCATCCACAAG TCTCTGCTCTCCTTGGTGAGGAGGATGAAGAAGCACTTCACTATCTGACAAGGGTGGAAGTAACAGAATTTGAAGACATCAAATCAGGCTACAGAATAGATTTT TACTTTGATGAAAACatgtattttgaaaacaaagtaCTATCCAAGGAAATTCACCTGAATGAAAGTGGAGACCCAACACCAAAGTCAACAGAGATCAAATGGAAACCAGGAAAG GACCTCACAAATCGTTCCAGTCAACCTCAAAGTAAAGCGGGCAAGAAGAGGCAACATGAAGAGCCTGAGAGCTTTTTCACCTGGTTCACTGATCACTCTGATTCAGGAGCAGATGAGTTGGGGGAGGTCATAAAGGATGACATCTGGCCCAATCCTCTGCAGTATTACTTG GTCCCAGATATGGAAGATGAGGAAGGAGAGggtgaggatgaagatgaggaagGTCTAGAAGACATAGATGAAGAGGGAGAAGAAGATGGAGAAGAGGATGATGGGGAG gatgatgatggtgaggatgacTGA
- the seta gene encoding SET nuclear proto-oncogene a isoform X2, producing MSAPAAKVSKKEQNSNHDGADETSEKEQQEAIEHIDEVQNEIDRLNEQASEEILKVEQKYNKLRQPYFQKRSELIAKIPNFWVTTFVNHPQVSALLGEEDEEALHYLTRVEVTEFEDIKSGYRIDFYFDENMYFENKVLSKEIHLNESGDPTPKSTEIKWKPGKDLTNRSSQPQSKAGKKRQHEEPESFFTWFTDHSDSGADELGEVIKDDIWPNPLQYYLVPDMEDEEGEGEDEDEEGLEDIDEEGEEDGEEDDGEDDDGEDD from the exons ATGTCAGCCCCAGCAGCTAAAGTGAGTAAAAAGGAGCAGAACTCGAACCACGACGGAGCGGACGAGACCTCTG AAAAAGAGCAACAGGAAGCTATTGAGCATATTGATGAAGTACAGAATGAAATTGACAG ACTGAATGAACAGGCCAGTGAGGAAATCCTCAAAGTCGAGCAAAAATACAACAAGCTTCGTCAGCCATATTTTCAGAAGAGGTCAGAACTCATTGCCAAAATTCCCAACTTTTGGGTCACTACATTCGTGAATCATCCACAAG TCTCTGCTCTCCTTGGTGAGGAGGATGAAGAAGCACTTCACTATCTGACAAGGGTGGAAGTAACAGAATTTGAAGACATCAAATCAGGCTACAGAATAGATTTT TACTTTGATGAAAACatgtattttgaaaacaaagtaCTATCCAAGGAAATTCACCTGAATGAAAGTGGAGACCCAACACCAAAGTCAACAGAGATCAAATGGAAACCAGGAAAG GACCTCACAAATCGTTCCAGTCAACCTCAAAGTAAAGCGGGCAAGAAGAGGCAACATGAAGAGCCTGAGAGCTTTTTCACCTGGTTCACTGATCACTCTGATTCAGGAGCAGATGAGTTGGGGGAGGTCATAAAGGATGACATCTGGCCCAATCCTCTGCAGTATTACTTG GTCCCAGATATGGAAGATGAGGAAGGAGAGggtgaggatgaagatgaggaagGTCTAGAAGACATAGATGAAGAGGGAGAAGAAGATGGAGAAGAGGATGATGGGGAG gatgatgatggtgaggatgacTGA